From one Perca fluviatilis chromosome 10, GENO_Pfluv_1.0, whole genome shotgun sequence genomic stretch:
- the tex11 gene encoding testis-expressed protein 11 isoform X2 — protein sequence MERFVLTVKCLTENLLQRKLTDYDEVIEKLFSEVSGLEDFPKIPDPQLEECAIQLWNWAVTKNVGTSICKNQKAKVRHVACSLLYCCEPENPTEGVIRKQILMASKTGRTWLDCKNPQMADNFLRFAVKSLETLYGQLTSRGDGADDITSSKGDVEKDLLRILSCQAESALSQGNNHEAVVYVQRCKDMLLRLPKDTAYLSLMCYNFGIDTYNLRKFEDSAFWLSQSYEIGKMNVKYAPGSEVQAKVLRLLATVYLEWDCQGFQEKALNAVSLANKECVSASGLYLKIRILLRCGAADDHIRAGLNEMLESKVYLEVCLSTVKLLMSEDREVLAFEYLKRVCQHFESSPDLGTALVLHIELLLQRGKELLGKQKIEDIITGHYTGKQLTPQALTRLHVMLWDKASKHFEAKNYAEALQWYNYSLSFFKAGQMEPNSAKLQRNRASCFLQLKQLEKAKEAIKEAERCDPDSIFTQFSVYKIAVHENNVEKAAEAVNAMGLLSKSRVASEDGLLVSENAASNLLSLAAQIALENEQQETAMKALETLCENSKDEAQVLTALRCLVRLVLSTVEKSSDEMRNGNLDVVLPYLKMALQKLSQQSCMTVEQRTEESNWFRKIAWNSALQCEKSPDRMRDFFVLSFQLSQLCPPDRTLLMGQKTCLLMAAAASLEICRKSLHSVQTEELTQALEHIQICWEVWKTLKASGSSPMDPTDTLLLLYEFEARAKLNDPKVETVLESVLELENVETKVLETIAALAMEPPAHFPLLCKKALRVALSLHKKQPQADLARCSKCVHSLIKLSLPSGVSEVEAHVLEEVWDYYEEALSIIAAAPDDFPEMETLWLLTRAWNTGILLYSLAQYPEAEKWCGLAMSFIRHLGSLQESYETQMSGLYSEILDRLDKAKKNLIMEE from the exons ATGGAGCGGTTTGTTTTAACTGTAAAAT GTCTCACAGAGAATCTACTGCAGAGAAAGCTGACAGATTATGACGAGGTGATAGAGAAACTCTTCTCTGAAGTCTCTGGCCTAGAGGATTTCCCCAAAATACCAGATCCACAG CTTGAGGAGTGTGCCATCCAGCTGTGGAACTGGGCAGTTACTAAGAATGTGGGCACCTCTATATGTAAAAATCAGAAAGCCAAAG TGCGTCATGTCGCATGCAGTCTTCTGTACTGCTGTGAGCCTGAGAATCCAACAGAGGGCGTCATCCGCAAGCAGATCCTG ATGGCCAGCAAAACAGGGAGAACCTGGCTGGACTGCAAAAATCCCCAGATGGCAGATAACTTCTTAAGGTTTGCTGTCAAG AGCCTGGAAACTCTCTATGGCCAACTGACGTCCAGGGGTGACGGAGCAGATGACATCACTTCATCCAAGGGGGATGTAGAGAAGGATCTGCTTCGCATTCTCTCATGCCAGGCAGAATCG GCCTTAAGTCAAGGGAATAACCATGAGGCTGTGGTCTATGTGCAGCGCTGTAAAGACATGCTGCTGCGGCTACCTAAAGAT ACTGCGTACCTCTCCCTTATGTGTTACAACTTTGGAATAGACACTTACAATCTGAGAAAGTTTGAGGACAGCGCATTTTGGCTGAG CCAAAGCTATGAAATTGGGaaaatgaatgtgaaatatGCCCCTGGATCTGAAGTCCAG GCAAAGGTTTTGAGGCTCCTTGCTACTGTTTATCTAGAGTGGGACTGTCAGGGGTTTCAGGAGAAGGCTCTTAATGCTGTCAGCTTAGCAAACAAG GAATGTGTGAGCGCCTCTGGGCTGTACTTAAAGATCAGAATACTCCTGAGATGTGGGGCCGCAGATGATCATATCAGAGCAG gACTTAATGAGATGCTGGAATCCAAGGTTTATCTTGAAGTGTGTCTGAGCACAGTGAAACTACTCATGTCTGAAGACAG aGAAGTGCTGGCATTTGAGTATTTGAAACGTGTGTGTCAGCACTTTGAGTCGTCCCCTGACCTGGGAACTGCTCTTGTCTTGCACATTGAGCTACTGCTGCAGAGGGGCAAGGAGCTGTTGGGCAAACAGAAGATAGAGGATATCATCACTG GCCACTATACAGGAAAACAGCTGACTCCACAGGCCCTCACTCGCCTACATGTCATGCTGTGGGATAAAGCGTCCAAACATTTTGAG GCCAAGAACTATGCTGAGGCTCTTCAGTGGTATAACTACTCGCTGAGTTTTTTCAAAGCAGGTCAAATGGAGCCCAACTCAGCCAAACTGCAGAGGAACAGAGCTTCCTGTTTTCTGCAACTTAAGCAACTGGAAAAG GCCAAAGAAGCAATTAAAGAAGCAGAGAGATGTGATCCTGACAGCATTTTCACTCAGTTCAGTGTTTACAAGATTGCAGTGCATGAGAACAATGTGGAAAAAG CTGCAGAGGCAGTGAATGCGATGGGACTTCTGTCCAAGAGTCGTGTTGCCAGTGAGGACGGACTGCTGGTTTCTGAGAACGCTGCTTCCAATCTCCTCAGTCTGGCTGCTCAGATTGCTTTGGAG AATGAACAGCAGGAAACTGCCATGAAGGCTCTGGAGACCCTGTGTGAAAACTCCAAAGATGAAGCTCAGGTTCTGACTGCTCTCAG GTGTTTGGTTCGACTTGTGCTCTCCACAGTAGAAAAATCGAGTGATGAGATGAG GAATGGGAATCTGGATGTCGTGCTGCCATATTTAAAAATGG CGCTGCAGAAACTTTCTCAGCAGTCCTGCATGACTGTTGAGCAACGTACAGAGGAATCTAACTGGTTCAGGAAGATTG CGTGGAACTCTGCTCTGCAGTGCGAGAAGAGCCCTGACAGAATGAGGGATTTCTTTGTGCTCTCTTTCCAG CTCTCCCAGCTGTGCCCTCCTGATCGCACACTGCTCATGGGCCAGAAGACATGTCTGCTAATGGCCGCCGCCGCCTCTCTGGAGATCTGCAGGAAGTCTCTTCACTCTGTCCAG ACTGAGGAGCTCACTCAGGCTCTGGAGCACATTCAGATCTGTTGGGAGGTTTGGAAAACCTTGAAAGCATCAG GAAGCTCCCCAATGGACCCAACagacacactgctgctgctgtatgaaTTTGAAGCTCGAGCTAAGCTGAATGACCCCAAGGTTGAGACAGTACTGGAGTCTGTCTTGGAGCTTGAAAATGTTGAAACCAAGGTGCTAGAGACCATTGCAG CCTTAGCCATGGAGCCTCCAGCCCACTTCCCTCTGCTGTGTAAGAAAGCGTTGAGGGTTGCTCTCTCCCTGCACAAGAAACAACCACAGGCTGACCTGGCCCGCTGCAG CAAGTGTGTCCACAGCTTGATCAAGCTGTCCCTCCCAAGCGGTGTGTCAGAGGTGGAGGCCCATGTGCTCGAGGAGGTGTGGGACTACTACGAGGAGGCCCTGTCCATCATTGCAGCCGCA CCAGACGACTTCCCAGAGATGGAGACCCTGTGGCTGCTGACTCGGGCTTGGAACACAGGGATTTTGCTGTACAGCCTGGCTCAGTACCCCGAGGCTGAGAAGTGGTGTGGCCTCGCAATGAGCTTCATCCGCCACCTTGGATCACTGCAGGAGAGCTACGAGACACAG ATGTCTGGTCTCTACAGTGAAATCCTGGACAGGTTGGACAAAGCCAAGAAGAACCTCATCATGGAGGAGTAA
- the tex11 gene encoding testis-expressed protein 11 isoform X1 yields MERFVLTVKCLTENLLQRKLTDYDEVIEKLFSEVSGLEDFPKIPDPQLEECAIQLWNWAVTKNVGTSICKNQKAKVRHVACSLLYCCEPENPTEGVIRKQILMASKTGRTWLDCKNPQMADNFLRFAVKSLETLYGQLTSRGDGADDITSSKGDVEKDLLRILSCQAESALSQGNNHEAVVYVQRCKDMLLRLPKDTAYLSLMCYNFGIDTYNLRKFEDSAFWLSQSYEIGKMNVKYAPGSEVQAKVLRLLATVYLEWDCQGFQEKALNAVSLANKECVSASGLYLKIRILLRCGAADDHIRAGLNEMLESKVYLEVCLSTVKLLMSEDREVLAFEYLKRVCQHFESSPDLGTALVLHIELLLQRGKELLGKQKIEDIITGHYTGKQLTPQALTRLHVMLWDKASKHFEAKNYAEALQWYNYSLSFFKAGQMEPNSAKLQRNRASCFLQLKQLEKAKEAIKEAERCDPDSIFTQFSVYKIAVHENNVEKAAEAVNAMGLLSKSRVASEDGLLVSENAASNLLSLAAQIALEGSKTLCLVLKNDACSLEFVGVKLMRDHVLNTALIWGGWHDNRCLVVCYTFPGKAPHWNEQQETAMKALETLCENSKDEAQVLTALRCLVRLVLSTVEKSSDEMRNGNLDVVLPYLKMALQKLSQQSCMTVEQRTEESNWFRKIAWNSALQCEKSPDRMRDFFVLSFQLSQLCPPDRTLLMGQKTCLLMAAAASLEICRKSLHSVQTEELTQALEHIQICWEVWKTLKASGSSPMDPTDTLLLLYEFEARAKLNDPKVETVLESVLELENVETKVLETIAALAMEPPAHFPLLCKKALRVALSLHKKQPQADLARCSKCVHSLIKLSLPSGVSEVEAHVLEEVWDYYEEALSIIAAAPDDFPEMETLWLLTRAWNTGILLYSLAQYPEAEKWCGLAMSFIRHLGSLQESYETQMSGLYSEILDRLDKAKKNLIMEE; encoded by the exons ATGGAGCGGTTTGTTTTAACTGTAAAAT GTCTCACAGAGAATCTACTGCAGAGAAAGCTGACAGATTATGACGAGGTGATAGAGAAACTCTTCTCTGAAGTCTCTGGCCTAGAGGATTTCCCCAAAATACCAGATCCACAG CTTGAGGAGTGTGCCATCCAGCTGTGGAACTGGGCAGTTACTAAGAATGTGGGCACCTCTATATGTAAAAATCAGAAAGCCAAAG TGCGTCATGTCGCATGCAGTCTTCTGTACTGCTGTGAGCCTGAGAATCCAACAGAGGGCGTCATCCGCAAGCAGATCCTG ATGGCCAGCAAAACAGGGAGAACCTGGCTGGACTGCAAAAATCCCCAGATGGCAGATAACTTCTTAAGGTTTGCTGTCAAG AGCCTGGAAACTCTCTATGGCCAACTGACGTCCAGGGGTGACGGAGCAGATGACATCACTTCATCCAAGGGGGATGTAGAGAAGGATCTGCTTCGCATTCTCTCATGCCAGGCAGAATCG GCCTTAAGTCAAGGGAATAACCATGAGGCTGTGGTCTATGTGCAGCGCTGTAAAGACATGCTGCTGCGGCTACCTAAAGAT ACTGCGTACCTCTCCCTTATGTGTTACAACTTTGGAATAGACACTTACAATCTGAGAAAGTTTGAGGACAGCGCATTTTGGCTGAG CCAAAGCTATGAAATTGGGaaaatgaatgtgaaatatGCCCCTGGATCTGAAGTCCAG GCAAAGGTTTTGAGGCTCCTTGCTACTGTTTATCTAGAGTGGGACTGTCAGGGGTTTCAGGAGAAGGCTCTTAATGCTGTCAGCTTAGCAAACAAG GAATGTGTGAGCGCCTCTGGGCTGTACTTAAAGATCAGAATACTCCTGAGATGTGGGGCCGCAGATGATCATATCAGAGCAG gACTTAATGAGATGCTGGAATCCAAGGTTTATCTTGAAGTGTGTCTGAGCACAGTGAAACTACTCATGTCTGAAGACAG aGAAGTGCTGGCATTTGAGTATTTGAAACGTGTGTGTCAGCACTTTGAGTCGTCCCCTGACCTGGGAACTGCTCTTGTCTTGCACATTGAGCTACTGCTGCAGAGGGGCAAGGAGCTGTTGGGCAAACAGAAGATAGAGGATATCATCACTG GCCACTATACAGGAAAACAGCTGACTCCACAGGCCCTCACTCGCCTACATGTCATGCTGTGGGATAAAGCGTCCAAACATTTTGAG GCCAAGAACTATGCTGAGGCTCTTCAGTGGTATAACTACTCGCTGAGTTTTTTCAAAGCAGGTCAAATGGAGCCCAACTCAGCCAAACTGCAGAGGAACAGAGCTTCCTGTTTTCTGCAACTTAAGCAACTGGAAAAG GCCAAAGAAGCAATTAAAGAAGCAGAGAGATGTGATCCTGACAGCATTTTCACTCAGTTCAGTGTTTACAAGATTGCAGTGCATGAGAACAATGTGGAAAAAG CTGCAGAGGCAGTGAATGCGATGGGACTTCTGTCCAAGAGTCGTGTTGCCAGTGAGGACGGACTGCTGGTTTCTGAGAACGCTGCTTCCAATCTCCTCAGTCTGGCTGCTCAGATTGCTTTGGAG GGCTCCAAAACCCTGTGTTTAGTCCTCAAGAACGATGCTTGCAGCCTGGAGTTTGTGGGTGTGAAGCTGATGAGGGATCATGTCTTAAACACTGCACTGATCTGGGGAGGATGGCATGATAACAGATGTTTGGTTGTTTGTTACACATTTCCAGGAAAAGCTCCTCATTGG AATGAACAGCAGGAAACTGCCATGAAGGCTCTGGAGACCCTGTGTGAAAACTCCAAAGATGAAGCTCAGGTTCTGACTGCTCTCAG GTGTTTGGTTCGACTTGTGCTCTCCACAGTAGAAAAATCGAGTGATGAGATGAG GAATGGGAATCTGGATGTCGTGCTGCCATATTTAAAAATGG CGCTGCAGAAACTTTCTCAGCAGTCCTGCATGACTGTTGAGCAACGTACAGAGGAATCTAACTGGTTCAGGAAGATTG CGTGGAACTCTGCTCTGCAGTGCGAGAAGAGCCCTGACAGAATGAGGGATTTCTTTGTGCTCTCTTTCCAG CTCTCCCAGCTGTGCCCTCCTGATCGCACACTGCTCATGGGCCAGAAGACATGTCTGCTAATGGCCGCCGCCGCCTCTCTGGAGATCTGCAGGAAGTCTCTTCACTCTGTCCAG ACTGAGGAGCTCACTCAGGCTCTGGAGCACATTCAGATCTGTTGGGAGGTTTGGAAAACCTTGAAAGCATCAG GAAGCTCCCCAATGGACCCAACagacacactgctgctgctgtatgaaTTTGAAGCTCGAGCTAAGCTGAATGACCCCAAGGTTGAGACAGTACTGGAGTCTGTCTTGGAGCTTGAAAATGTTGAAACCAAGGTGCTAGAGACCATTGCAG CCTTAGCCATGGAGCCTCCAGCCCACTTCCCTCTGCTGTGTAAGAAAGCGTTGAGGGTTGCTCTCTCCCTGCACAAGAAACAACCACAGGCTGACCTGGCCCGCTGCAG CAAGTGTGTCCACAGCTTGATCAAGCTGTCCCTCCCAAGCGGTGTGTCAGAGGTGGAGGCCCATGTGCTCGAGGAGGTGTGGGACTACTACGAGGAGGCCCTGTCCATCATTGCAGCCGCA CCAGACGACTTCCCAGAGATGGAGACCCTGTGGCTGCTGACTCGGGCTTGGAACACAGGGATTTTGCTGTACAGCCTGGCTCAGTACCCCGAGGCTGAGAAGTGGTGTGGCCTCGCAATGAGCTTCATCCGCCACCTTGGATCACTGCAGGAGAGCTACGAGACACAG ATGTCTGGTCTCTACAGTGAAATCCTGGACAGGTTGGACAAAGCCAAGAAGAACCTCATCATGGAGGAGTAA
- the dlg3 gene encoding disks large homolog 3 isoform X9 has protein sequence MMNSSMSSGSGSLRTSEKRSLYVRALFDYDRTRDSCLPSQGLSFSYGDILHVINASDDEWWQARLVTPHGESEQIGVIPSKKRVEKKERARLKTVKFHARTGMIESNRPVKVKRKKSFNLSRKFPFYKSKENIVQELVESEQCLTSNTSDSESSSKGQEDTILSYEPVIRQEIHYTRPVIILGPMKDRVNDDLISEFPHKFGSCVPHTTRPRRENEMDGQDYHFVGSREQMEKDIQDNKFIEAGQFNENLYGTSILSVRTVAERGKHCILDVSGNAIKRLQQAQLYPIAIFIKPKSIEALMEMNKRQTYEQANKVFDKAVKLEQDFGEYFTAIVQGDSLEEIYNKIKLIIEEQSGPYIWIPSSEKL, from the exons ATGATGAACAGCAGCATGAGCTCAGGATCAGGCTCCCTGCGCACCAGTGAGAAACGCTCCCTCTATGTCAG AGCTTTGTTTGACTATGATCGAACGAGGGACAGCTGCCTGCCCAGCCAAGGCCTGAGCTTCTCTTATGGGGATATCCTTCATGTCATAAACGCTTCTGATGACGAGTGGTGGCAGGCGAGGCTGGTCACGCCACATGGAGAAAGCGAACAGATTGGGGTCATTCCGAGCAAGAAAAG AGTTGAGAAGAAAGAGCGGGCCAGGTTAAAAACAGTCAAGTTCCACGCCAGGACAGGCATGATTGAGTCCAACAGG CCAGTCAAAGTAAAGCGCAAAAAAAGCTTCAACCTCTCACGCAAGTTCCCGTTTTACAAGAGCAAGGAGAATATTGTGCAGGAGTTGGTGGAGTCTGAAC AATGCCTGACGTCCAACACAAGTGACAGTGAAAGCAGTTCGA AGGGACAGGAGGACACAATTCTTTCCTATGAGCCAGTCATTCGACAGGAAA TTCACTACACAAGGCCTGTGATCATACTGGGCCCCATGAAGGACCGAGTAAATGATGACCTCATCTCTGAGTTTCCCCACAAGTTTGGCTCCTGTGTACCCC ATACGACTCGTCCGAGGCGAGAGAACGAGATGGACGGCCAGGACTACCACTTTGTGGGATCGCGAGAACAAATGGAGAAAGACATTCAGGATAATAAATTCATTGAGGCTGGCCAGTTCAATGAGAACCTCTATGGGACGAGCATCTTGTCTGTCAGAACTGTGGCTGAGAGG GGGAAACACTGCATTCTGGATGTGTCTGGGAATGCCATAAAACGACTGCAGCAAGCACAACTTTATCCGATTGCCATCTTTATTAAACCAAAATCCATTGAAGCCCTAAT GGAAATGAATAAGAGGCAGACGTACGAGCAGGCCAATAAAGTCTTTGACAAGGCAGTTAAGCTGGAGCAAGACTTTGGAGAGTATTTCACAG CTATTGTACAGGGTGACTCACTAGAGGAGATCTACAACAAAATCAAGCTAATCATCGAGGAGCAGTCTGGTCCCTACATCTGGATCCCCTCCTCAGAGAAGCTCTGA
- the dlg3 gene encoding disks large homolog 3 isoform X8: MFTVNISSSMSLMRSLPERTVRKCSFRSKHHFRILREPRKVLLHKGSTGLGFNIVGGEDGEGIFVSFILAGGPADLSGELRRGDRILSVNGVNLRNATHEQAAAALKRAGQTVTIIAQYRPEEYSRFESKIHDLREQMMNSSMSSGSGSLRTSEKRSLYVRALFDYDRTRDSCLPSQGLSFSYGDILHVINASDDEWWQARLVTPHGESEQIGVIPSKKRVEKKERARLKTVKFHARTGMIESNRPVKVKRKKSFNLSRKFPFYKSKENIVQELVESEQCLTSNTSDSESSSKGQEDTILSYEPVIRQEIHYTRPVIILGPMKDRVNDDLISEFPHKFGSCVPHTTRPRRENEMDGQDYHFVGSREQMEKDIQDNKFIEAGQFNENLYGTSILSVRTVAERGKHCILDVSGNAIKRLQQAQLYPIAIFIKPKSIEALMEMNKRQTYEQANKVFDKAVKLEQDFGEYFTAIVQGDSLEEIYNKIKLIIEEQSGPYIWIPSSEKL; encoded by the exons ATGTTCACAGTCAACATCTCATCTTCCATGTCGCTGATGAGGAGCCTGCCTGAACGCACTGTTAGGAAATGCTCTTTCAGAAGCAAGCACCATTTCCGGATCCTAAG GGAGCCAAGGAAGGTGTTGCTGCACAAGGGCTCCACAGGCCTGGGCTTCAACATTGTTGGTGGGGAGGATGGAGAAGGCATCTTCGTCTCCTTCATCCTGGCAGGAGGGCCGGCTGACCTGAGCGGTGAACTGAGGAGGGGAGACCGGATTCTCTCG GTGAATGGAGTGAACCTAAGGAATGCCACACATGAGCAGGCAGCTGCAGCGCTGAAGAGAGCTGGACAGACTGTCACCATCATAGCTCAGTACAGGCCTGAAG AGTATAGTCGCTTTGAGTCCAAGATCCACGACCTGAGGGAGCAGATGATGAACAGCAGCATGAGCTCAGGATCAGGCTCCCTGCGCACCAGTGAGAAACGCTCCCTCTATGTCAG AGCTTTGTTTGACTATGATCGAACGAGGGACAGCTGCCTGCCCAGCCAAGGCCTGAGCTTCTCTTATGGGGATATCCTTCATGTCATAAACGCTTCTGATGACGAGTGGTGGCAGGCGAGGCTGGTCACGCCACATGGAGAAAGCGAACAGATTGGGGTCATTCCGAGCAAGAAAAG AGTTGAGAAGAAAGAGCGGGCCAGGTTAAAAACAGTCAAGTTCCACGCCAGGACAGGCATGATTGAGTCCAACAGG CCAGTCAAAGTAAAGCGCAAAAAAAGCTTCAACCTCTCACGCAAGTTCCCGTTTTACAAGAGCAAGGAGAATATTGTGCAGGAGTTGGTGGAGTCTGAAC AATGCCTGACGTCCAACACAAGTGACAGTGAAAGCAGTTCGA AGGGACAGGAGGACACAATTCTTTCCTATGAGCCAGTCATTCGACAGGAAA TTCACTACACAAGGCCTGTGATCATACTGGGCCCCATGAAGGACCGAGTAAATGATGACCTCATCTCTGAGTTTCCCCACAAGTTTGGCTCCTGTGTACCCC ATACGACTCGTCCGAGGCGAGAGAACGAGATGGACGGCCAGGACTACCACTTTGTGGGATCGCGAGAACAAATGGAGAAAGACATTCAGGATAATAAATTCATTGAGGCTGGCCAGTTCAATGAGAACCTCTATGGGACGAGCATCTTGTCTGTCAGAACTGTGGCTGAGAGG GGGAAACACTGCATTCTGGATGTGTCTGGGAATGCCATAAAACGACTGCAGCAAGCACAACTTTATCCGATTGCCATCTTTATTAAACCAAAATCCATTGAAGCCCTAAT GGAAATGAATAAGAGGCAGACGTACGAGCAGGCCAATAAAGTCTTTGACAAGGCAGTTAAGCTGGAGCAAGACTTTGGAGAGTATTTCACAG CTATTGTACAGGGTGACTCACTAGAGGAGATCTACAACAAAATCAAGCTAATCATCGAGGAGCAGTCTGGTCCCTACATCTGGATCCCCTCCTCAGAGAAGCTCTGA